The window TTGGGAACATTATAAGCAATTGAACCATCTTCTAATTGGCTTAATACCCATATTCTCTTTTGAGATGAAGATAAAGGATATACACTACTAGTTGAGCTTACATTTTGTATAAACTGATTTCTCGTTTTTTGAAACTCATTTTTTCTTAAATAATTAATTAAGTTTTTCTTATTCTCTTTTATTTCCTTTATAAGATTATCTGACAAATTGGATTGCTCAAATTTTAACTTTAGATTTTCTCCATCTAAAGAAATATGAATTTTCTCTTTTTGTAATTTTTCAAGTAATTCCTTCATGACAAACTCTGCTTAGTCTTACACTTTATATCGATAACTCATTCATTCCTGTACTTTCTTCAGATAACCATTTCTTTTGATCAATTAATTTAGCTATCTTAAACACTGTACTATTTGTAAACAATTCTTGAACTGAGAGGCTTACATCAAATTTTTTTTCTATGCTTTGAAGTGTTCTAATTCCTTTTAATGAATCTCCTCCGAGTTCAAAAAAATCATCATTAATTCCAATACTATCAATTCCAAAAAGACCTTCCCACATTTTAGCCAGTACTTTTTCTGTTTCGGTTATTGCTTCAGCATAACCTATTGAGAGTTTAGGTCGTTCAATTTTAAACTCATCATTATTATTTTCTTCTTTTATAGATTTGTTTATTTCTTCTATGGCACTATCAAAATCCCTTACAGATATAAGAATTTGATTAACATTCATAAATAAAGATTTTTCAAAGACAGAAACTAGTTCTTCTCCGTTTATATATCGATCATCGGTAGAAACTATACCATCAAAATTAATTGTCATCCAATTTTTTAAATCATTTGCCCTTGATAAAATAAAAGTATCCATAAAATGATTAGCAGCAGAATAAGCTCCATATGTCAATCCGCCAAGTATAGTAGAGAGGCTCGATATAGCTCTAACAAACTTCATGTCTTGTTCTTTGAATATTTCATAGAGATTTAAAATACCTTTTCCTTTAGAATCAAATTGATTATTAAAAGACGCTTTATCGGTTTTATAAATAGTTTTATAAGATGTAATATCTGTATTTCCAGCGGCATGAATTATTCCTGTGATATTCCCATGTTCATTCTGCCATTGATCTATTTCCTTTGATAATAAATCAAAATCAGAAACATCACATTTACTATAAGCTACACTTCCATAAGTTTCTAAAGTATGTAACCGTTTTAACGCTTCAGCAGAAACATTTGATAAACTTTTTCTTCCAGTTAATAATATAGTTGCATTATAAGTTTTCATTAAATATTCTGCCAAAATAAAACCGACATAACCCAAACCTCCTGTAATTAAAACATTTAATTCACTTAATAAATTTGTATCTAATTCATCAATATTTTCAATACTAATATTATTATAACTAGTACTCCAACGTTTGTTATTTCTATATGAAACTTTGGTATCACTTTCATTATGTATTATTTCCTTATAAACAGAAGAAATCAAATTGTCATTCACAGATGTTTCATCAAAATCTATGAAGCTTGAAAAAACATTAGTGTTTTCTTGTGCTAAAACATTTAATAAACTATAAGATGCAGCAGTTTCTGTACTAAGATTATATGTATTTACGATATTAAGCTCATTACTAGAGAAATAAACAATTTTTTTCCTGGTCTCTGAATCTACAATATTCAGTGTTTTTACAATTATTAAAATATTTTTGACATTTGCTGAGGAATCAAAAATGTCTTTATCATAATGGTTCTTTTCATTTATAAAAGTATTTGAAGCTATACTCCAATTATATAACAATACATCAATTTCGAATTTCGTAGTCCTTAAATGCTCTTCAAGTAAATCATAGTCTTCTGAAATATTAGTATTTATCTCAATTTGTGAACTATCATTAATCTTAAAATGATTGCCTTGAATGACTTCAATGACATTTTTCCCTTCTTTAATTAATTTCTCTTTTAATAAATGGGAAAAATCATCTGCATTTGAGAACATAATATAATTCTCTTTTTTCACTGTTAATGGTTTTGTTTCCTGTAAAAATGTTTGTTTCCAACCTGGAAGATAAAACCACTCTGAAACTTCTCTTTTATGTTCTGTTATTAAATGTCCTTTACCATTTAATGCATTATAAGGATCTACTTTAAATGGAAATGAATAGCTTTCAAAAGGATAGGTTGGTATTGATAATTTTCTTCTTTTTATGTTTCCGTAGTATATTTCCCAATTTATTTCAATACCATTATTCCAGAGTATTCCAAAAGTACTTAAGAGATGCTCATAATCATTAACATTTTTTTTAATGTGTCTAACAGAGTTAACAATAACATGATTTTGTTTAAGGTTTTTTGCAGATTGTCTACAAAGTGTTGCTAATGTATTTCCTGGTCCAATTTCTATAAAAACGAATTTATTGAGTTTAAGAAGGTTATTTATTCCTTTATGAAATTCTACAGTTTGAAGTAAATGTTTAATCCAATATTTAGGTGAAGTAACTTCATTAACTTCTATAAGGTTGCCTGTTACATTAGAAATAAAAGGAATAGAAGGTTTTGAGAAATTAACTAAGTTCAATTCATTAAGGTATTCATCAACAATTTCGTTCATCATTTCAGAATGAAAAGCATGTGATGTTTTTAAAATAATACTAGTAATGTTTTTTTTATCTAATTTTTTCTTGTGGGATTCAATAATTTCTTTTGTTCCTGAGACTACAAATGAACTAGAAGAGTTAATTGCTGCTACAGAAGTTTGTTTCAATATGTCATGATCAAATGTATCATAAGATTGATGAATACTTAACATACTTCCATGGGGAACTTTACTCATTAGATCCGCTCTTCTTGATATTAAACGAAGTCCCTCTTCAAAAGTAAATACATTACTTATACATGCAGCTGCATATTCCCCTAAACTATGGCCAATCATGTATTCTGGTTTTATTCCATAAGCCATTAATTGTTTCGCTAAGGCATATTCAAATAAGAACAATAATGGTTGTGTATATTTAGTATTATTTATTTTATTCTTATCCTCTTCTGAATTTCCAAATAAGATTTTTCTATAATCTTCTTTGGAATGCTCAAGTAAAAAATCAAACCCTTTATCCATTATATTTCTAAATGTAGGCTCTTCTTCATACAATTGTTTCCCCATCGATAAATACTGACTTCCTTGACCAGAAAACATAAAAACAATTTGTTTATCGTTTTCTAACTTATCTTTAACTAGGTCTTCATTGAATAGCTTATCAATAGCTTCATTACGATCTTTACAAACTATAAACCCTCTGTAATCCAAGTGTTTCCTACCTGTTTGAAGCGTGTAAATAAAATCTGCAAAATTTACAGTATCGCTTTTCTTTAAAAAATCTAATAAATTATTTCTATAACGTTCTAAAGCTTCATCACTTTTAGCTGAAAAATATAATAATGAATGTGATTTCATATTTAAGTTACTACTCTCTAGAACTGGTGCTTCTTCTAAAACCATATGTACATTGGTTCCTCCAACTCCAAATGAATTTATACCTGCCCTAAGAGGTGTGTCTAATTCATTTTGCCATTTCTTGGATTTGTTATTTACATAAAAAGGACCTTCGGAAAAATTTATTAATGGATTAGGTTTTTTAAAGTGTATATTAGCTGGCAATTCTTTTTTATGAAGTGCCATTGTTGTTTTTATTAATCCAGCAATACCAGCGGCTTCATCTAAATGTCCCATATTCGTTTTCACAGAGCCTATTGCACAATTTTTGTTTAAATTATTATTAAATGCTTTATTCAGTGCTTCTACTTCGATAGGATCCCCTATTGCAGTTCCTGTACCATGTGCTTCAATGTATGTAACAGAATCTGCCGTTATGTTTGCTATTCGATGCGCCATTTTTATACATTCTACTTGTCCTTCAACGCTGGGCATTGTATAACCTGCTTTCCTATTACCATCATTATTTATTGCACTTCCTTTAATAACAGCATAGATATTATCTCCATCTTCAATAGCTTCATTTAACCTTTTCATAACAACAACACCAACACCTTCTCCTCCAATAATCCCAGAAGAATCAATATCAAAAGCTCTACAACTACCATCTTTAGACATAATAGTTCCATCATGATGAATATATCCTCTACTTTTTGTAGAAAATAATTTAACTCCTCCTGCTATTGCCATAGAACATTCATTCATCAATAAACTTCTACATGCCATATGCGAAGCTGTTAATGAGGTTGAACAAGCTGTGTCAGAAAAATAGCAAGGACCTCTTAAGTTTAAATTATAAGCGACCAAAGAACTCATATAATTAGGGTTAGACAATTTACTTTGATAAAAAGCATCTACATTTTTATGTGGGTTCATTGCAGAATATACACTCCAGTTTATATCATTATTTGCACCTGCATATACCCCAATCTTTTTATTATAATTATTAATGTTACACCCTGCATCCTCTATGGCCGACCATACATGCTGATGAAACAGTCTTGTTTGGGGATTCATAATCTTAGCTTCATCAGGTGTATATCCAAAAAAAGCAAAGTCAAAATCTCCTGTATCATCAATAAAAGCATCTACTTTTATATAGTTTTCCATTTTTATCATTCTACCACTAACACCTAGTTCAGTTAATTCATTATCGGAATAAAAATGGCTTAGTTCTTTTTCTTCCATTAAGTTATTCCAAAACTCATGAATATTAGTGGACTTAGGGAATTTACCCGAAATTCCAATGATAGCTATATCCCTTTTACTTACATTTCTTTTCATTTTCAAAAAATTATAATTCTTGCATAAAATCAATCATATCATCCAAAGATTCACCTTCATCCAACTCTTCAACATATACTTTGTTTAAATCCGTTTCTTTTTTTAAATATTTTGCCATTTGTCTTATTGTAGGATATTGGAAAAATGATAAGATTTGCAAATCTGTTTTTAATTTAGAATTAATGATTGGCAAGATTTGAAACACTTTTATTGAATTCCCCCCTATCTCAAAGAAGTTATCGTTAATATCTATTTGACTTACTTTCAAAAAATTACCCCATATTTCTGTTAATTGCCCTTCCATTTCATCTCTTGGCGCTGCAAACTCTTTTTTCCTTATTTCTTTATTGCTTAAAGCTTGTAGTTTTTTTAAATCTATTTTACCATTAGGCGTTTTAGGAAATTCATTGATTATAACTAAACTATTAGGTATCATGTAATTTGGCAAACGTAATATTAAAAACTCCTTGATTACATCTTCACCAATATCATAAAGTAATTTTATATATGCGGTTAATATTAATTCTTTGTTGCGTTCGCAACTTAATACAACACATCCGCTCACAGCTTCATGATTGAATATAACATTCTCTATTTCCTTTAGTTCTATTCTATAGCCTTTAATTTTCACCTGATTATCAATTCTACCTTGATGCTCTAACTCTCCATCTGGTAACCAACAAGCTAAATCGCCTGTTTTATAGATTTTTTCGTTGTTTTTAAAAGGACTATCTATAAATTTTAATTTTGTTAAATCATCTCTATTTAGATATCCTAAAGAAACACCATCTCCAGCTATACATAACTCCCCAGAAACACCAACAGGACACAAATTATTATATACATCTAGTATGTAAATTTTTGTATTTACAATAGGTTTACCTATGGTAATTTTATCATTTATTTTAATTTCTTTAACTGAAGACCAAATGGTAGTTTCTGTGGGTCCGTACATGTTATAAATTTTATTACCAGATTCAGAAATTAATGCTTCCGCAAGTGATTTTTTTAATGGCTCACCTCCTACTAGAAGTGTATTTATTTTTTGAATTGCCCTTCTTCCATTTTCTTCTAGTAAAAACTCCTCATAAAATGAAGGGGTAGATTGTATGTGTGTAACATCAAATTGGTTAATTAAATAGGAAGTTTCCTCATATTGAGTTAATTTCTCCATTCTTTGAACAATAAAATCATACTGAAATCTAGACCTTTTAATTATTTCTTTCAGCTTTGTTAAATGTTCTAAATTCTCCAATACAATTTCTTCTTCAACTCCAAAATCAATTAAGCAAGCTATTTCATCAATATCTACCTCAAAAACTTTATTAATTATGTTAAGGCACGACTCTGGAGTCCCAAAAAGGCTACTCGTTTTATAATATCTTAGAAATCCGATATCCAATAACGTATCTAAGTCGTTATTTAGATTTAATCCAAGTTCTTCAGCAATTGGTTTTAAAAGATTTAATGAATTTTTTAAATAATTTTTAAATGGTTCATTAACAATATTTTTTACTTTTTTTACATCATCACTTACGAAAGTATGCATCATTAATGCTACTTTTCCTTTCTCTTGATTAAAACCATTTTCTTCAAGTGTTTTTCTGTATATTTTTATTTTCTCACCTAATTCTTCGATACTTTGCCCTAACAAATGAGTTAAAATGTTAGCTCCTATACTTCCCGCATATTTAAATGTCTCAATATTTCCTGCAGCTGTTATCCATATAGGCAGATTCTCTTGTATAGGTTTAGGATGAATTGTGAACTCAAAATCTTTTCCTATTCCATTTTTTCTTGTTAATGATTCACCTACCCACAAACTTTTAAGTGTGGTAATTTTATTTCTCATTAATTCATGTCTATTCTCGTAATCATCAGGTGCTAAAACAAAATCATTAGGATGCCATCCTGAAGCTATTGATAACTCTACTCTTCCTTCTGATAAATTATCAATCATAGACCATTCTTCTGCAACTCTAACAGGATCATGAAGAGGAAGAACAACACTCCCTGATCGAAGTTTAATATTCTTTGTTATTGTAGAAACAGCTGCGGCAGCTACAGATGGATTTGGAAATTGATCTCCAAAAGTATGAAAATGTCTTTCGGGTACCCAAATGGCTTTAAATGCATTTTTATCTGCAAACTTTGCTCCCTCTAATAATAATTTATACTTATTAGGTCCTGTATTCATCCCTGTTGGAAAGTAGAATAAGCTAAAATCTACCAAAGGCTTTGTTTTTACAGTTATAGGGCGTTCTAGATGTATAATTACCTTTTCTCCCCTAGTTAGTGTCCATAATAATTCTAAAATAGAAATATCAAAACTTATACTAGTCATCGCTAACCAAACTCCTTGTTCATTTTTATTTGCAAAATTCTGATTCATTCCAATCATAAAATTCATCAAATTTTGATGGGAGACTTTTACTCCTTTTGGTTTTCCTGTTGATCCTGAAGTATAAATAACATAAGCTAGTGAGAGACTCTCTATTTTGGGTAGCAGTACATTTTCTAATTGATTGAATCTTGATTCTTCTACTACAACTGTATGTATGTTTTTAGGTATTATTTCTTTAGTTTCCTTATCTACTAAAACAATCTTAGTAGCGCTATCTTCTATGATATAATCAATCCTATTTAAAGGATAAAATGGATCTATTGGCAAATATGAAGCTCCTGATTTTAATACTCCCAAAATAGCCACTACCATTTCAAGAGAACGCCCCATGCAAATACAAACAGTAGTATTTGGTAGTACACCCTGTTCTATAAGATAGTATGCTAATGCCTTAGATTTTTTATTAAGTTCGTCATAAGTCATTTCATTTCCTTCACAGATTAAAGCAACTTTTTCGGAACTTTTAGAAGATTGATTTTGAAATATAGAAATAATATTTTCATTATTATTATAATGAAAGTCTGTTGTATTAAAAATGTTAATTACTGTATCTATTTGTATATCGTCCAAAAATGATATTTTCTTGATTTCGAGTTCTGGATTACAAATACTTTGTAATATAAAATTTTCAAAATTATCAGCTAGACTCTTTATAAAACGTTTTTCAAAAAGATCTGTGTTATAAGCTACAGAAAGACTTAGTCGATTTTTCTCTTCAAAAAAAGAAAAAGTCAAATCATATTTAGTACTTGTATTTTCAAAATTATGCAGAGTACATTTTAATCCATCAAATCCTGATTCTAAATTAAATTTTTCATTTTGCTGTTGATGCGTTACGAGTATATCAAATAAAGGTGAGCGACTTAAATTTCTTTCTAAATTTAACTCATTTATGATATCTGCAAATGAAAAATTTGCATTCGCATATGCTTCATTTAATGTTCTTTTTTGTTTGTTAAAAAGCATGAAAAAAGAATCATCCTGACTAAATCTCATACGTATTGGTAACGTATTAATATATAAACCTATCTGATTTCTAAGTTCAGTAGAATTTCTTCCGGAGATTGGAATTCCTAATATAATATCTGTTTGAGATGTATACCTATACAGCAGCCCATTAATAGCCGCCATCAATGAAACAAAAATAGTTCCTCCATTATCAATGGAAAACTTTCTTATTTTATCTAAACTTTTTTTACTTAAAACATGAGTATGGTTTGCCCCATTATAGGTTTTAATAGAAGGCCTTAATTTATAGGTTGGTAAATTTATGATAGGGATTTCATCTGAATATTTTTCTAGCCAATATTCTTTTTCGTTTTTTATATTTATTTCATCGTTAATCCATTCAGAATAATCTTTAAATTGTATTCTCAACTCCGGTAAATCAATCTGACTATTTGAATTAAGACTGTTATAAATTCTACTTAAATCGAAAAGCATTGTTTCCAAAGAACTACCATCTGATATTATATGGTGCATATTAATACACAAATAATGTTCTTCGTTGGTCATATTTATTACAAATATTTTAAATAAATTACTTTCTTCTAATAGAAACGGTTCATTTATAAACTCAATTATTACTTCATTTATTCTTTCTTTTTGTTTGATATCATGAGTTTTTATTTCATAATCTAATTCATCTAAAACCCTTTGTTTCACAATACTGTTCTTATCTACAGCAAAATGAGTTCTTAAAATTTCATGTCTTTTAACTAGTTCATTAACAGACTTTCTCAAAATCATTAAATCTAAGAAACCCTTCATTTTTAAAATCAAGGGTAAATTATATGCTCGATTTATATTCTCAAATTGACAAAGAATCCAAAACTGCATTTGTAAAGACGTTATAAAATAAAATTCCTTCTTTTTTGTTAGCGGAATGGAATTCTTGTCTTTACTAAAAGAAAAAGATTTCAAATATTCTATTATATCTTGCTTATTTTCCTTAATCAATTCTATTAAAGAATCTTCAATTTCTTCTTTGTAATAAGTAAGCTCAATATTGTCATCCGATAACGTAATTCCAATTCCTTTAATCCTTAAATCCTTTATTAATTGGGCTACTTTCATAATTAAATAATAATTTTCTTCTTATCTGTTTGTTCTGAATTATCAACCCATAAAAAATTTTCAATATGGAGACCTAAACCTTTAATTGTTGAAGACCTGAAAAACTCTTCCCAGCTGATTCTAATACCATATTCAACTTTTATTTCATTTAACAACGTATTAGCATTCAAACTATGACCACCCAACTCAAAGAAATTATCAGTAACCCCAACTTTATCTAATCCTAATAACTCTTCCCAAATCTGTACAAGCTTCCTTTCTATTTCATTACTCGGAGCTACATATGCCCTATCACCAAGTCCTTCAACAGAGAGTTGTGATAAGGCTCTTCTATCAACCTTCCCGTTTGAAGTCAATGGCAATGCTTCCAACTCCATAAAATACTGGGGAATCATATAAGTTGGTAGATGAGAACGAAGTGATTCTTTTAATGTCGCTTGATCAATATTGTTCTCTGTCACAAGATAAGCAACCAAGTGCTTGTCTTGCCCCTTTTCTTGCGCAACAATAACACTCGATACAACTCCGCTTTGCTTATTCAAAACATATTCTATCTCTCCCAGTTCTATTCGATATCCCCTAATCTTTACTTGATGGTCTTTCCTGCCTATAAACTCAATGTTCCCGTCAGGTAACCATCTCGCTAAATCACCCGTTTTGTACAAACGTTCACCTTCTATAAATGGATGGTCAATAAATTTCTCTGCGGTCAATTTTGGTTGGTTCAAATAGCCTCGTGATAAGCCAGCACCTGACACACATAGCTCTCCAATGACCCCTTTGGGCTGTAATGCATAATCTTCTGAAAGAATAAACACTTGAGTATTGTCTATTGGTACTCCAATTGAGATTGACCTACCAAAGGAGGCTTCACGTAACTTAAAATAGGTACTATAAGTAGTATCTTCAGATGGACCGTATAAATTATATACATCCATAGTGGATAGAGGTAATGCTTCTGCGAACTTTGAAGGAATAATTTCACCTGCCATGTTCAAAACTTTCATAAAATTGAAATTTGTTCCTTGATCTAATAAAAATTGTACAACCGATGGTACGGTATTGATTAATACATTATTGTCTTCTTCAAGATATTGCGGAATTTGTGTTCCATTCTCTATTATTCGAACTTTCTTACCGGAACATAGAGGGTAAAACACTTCATATACCGAGAGATCAAAACTGAAAGAAGTTGTAAAATAGACAATATCAACATCAGTCCTGTCGTATATGCTTTTAGACCATTGGATAAAGAATGCAGCACTCTTATGTTCAATCAACACCCCTTTAGGCTTACCTGTAGAACCTGAGGTGTAGATTACATAAGCCAATTGATTGGAATCCAGTGTTACCTTTGGTGCTTTGGTAATTTTCTCTACGGACTGGAAAACCTCTAAATATGATGCATCAATAATGAATACACAAGCGCTATCTTCTTTTATAAAATCCTTTCGCTGCTCTGGATAAGTCGGGTCGATTGGAACATACGCTCCACCTGTCTTCAAAATGGCCAATAAACTCACTACCAACCATTCGCTTCTCTCCAACTCTACACCAATCAGTGCATCTTTCTCAATATCAATGCGAGATAATAAGTCGTTCGCCATTGCATTGGACAAATCTTCTAACTCCTGATAGCTTAATTCTTTGCCTTCATAGATAATAGCCGTAGCTTCTGGTCTCTTTAAGACTTGTCCCCTAAATAAATCTATAATTGTTTTGTCTTCTGGATAATCTACATTGGTATCATTAAATGACTCTAACAATTCTATCTCCTCTGCTCTGGATAAAAGGGTTAAAGACTCTATACTCTCTTCCTGATCTTGTAAAGCCGAAGTTATGAATCGCTCTAAGTGACCGTATAATTGATCGATCAGTGAAACATCATAGATATCACTGTTATATTCTAACTGTAAGTGGATGCCTTCAGTATCTTCTGTAAAAGAAAAGG is drawn from Nonlabens dokdonensis DSW-6 and contains these coding sequences:
- a CDS encoding MupA/Atu3671 family FMN-dependent luciferase-like monooxygenase, translated to MKVAQLIKDLRIKGIGITLSDDNIELTYYKEEIEDSLIELIKENKQDIIEYLKSFSFSKDKNSIPLTKKKEFYFITSLQMQFWILCQFENINRAYNLPLILKMKGFLDLMILRKSVNELVKRHEILRTHFAVDKNSIVKQRVLDELDYEIKTHDIKQKERINEVIIEFINEPFLLEESNLFKIFVINMTNEEHYLCINMHHIISDGSSLETMLFDLSRIYNSLNSNSQIDLPELRIQFKDYSEWINDEINIKNEKEYWLEKYSDEIPIINLPTYKLRPSIKTYNGANHTHVLSKKSLDKIRKFSIDNGGTIFVSLMAAINGLLYRYTSQTDIILGIPISGRNSTELRNQIGLYINTLPIRMRFSQDDSFFMLFNKQKRTLNEAYANANFSFADIINELNLERNLSRSPLFDILVTHQQQNEKFNLESGFDGLKCTLHNFENTSTKYDLTFSFFEEKNRLSLSVAYNTDLFEKRFIKSLADNFENFILQSICNPELEIKKISFLDDIQIDTVINIFNTTDFHYNNNENIISIFQNQSSKSSEKVALICEGNEMTYDELNKKSKALAYYLIEQGVLPNTTVCICMGRSLEMVVAILGVLKSGASYLPIDPFYPLNRIDYIIEDSATKIVLVDKETKEIIPKNIHTVVVEESRFNQLENVLLPKIESLSLAYVIYTSGSTGKPKGVKVSHQNLMNFMIGMNQNFANKNEQGVWLAMTSISFDISILELLWTLTRGEKVIIHLERPITVKTKPLVDFSLFYFPTGMNTGPNKYKLLLEGAKFADKNAFKAIWVPERHFHTFGDQFPNPSVAAAAVSTITKNIKLRSGSVVLPLHDPVRVAEEWSMIDNLSEGRVELSIASGWHPNDFVLAPDDYENRHELMRNKITTLKSLWVGESLTRKNGIGKDFEFTIHPKPIQENLPIWITAAGNIETFKYAGSIGANILTHLLGQSIEELGEKIKIYRKTLEENGFNQEKGKVALMMHTFVSDDVKKVKNIVNEPFKNYLKNSLNLLKPIAEELGLNLNNDLDTLLDIGFLRYYKTSSLFGTPESCLNIINKVFEVDIDEIACLIDFGVEEEIVLENLEHLTKLKEIIKRSRFQYDFIVQRMEKLTQYEETSYLINQFDVTHIQSTPSFYEEFLLEENGRRAIQKINTLLVGGEPLKKSLAEALISESGNKIYNMYGPTETTIWSSVKEIKINDKITIGKPIVNTKIYILDVYNNLCPVGVSGELCIAGDGVSLGYLNRDDLTKLKFIDSPFKNNEKIYKTGDLACWLPDGELEHQGRIDNQVKIKGYRIELKEIENVIFNHEAVSGCVVLSCERNKELILTAYIKLLYDIGEDVIKEFLILRLPNYMIPNSLVIINEFPKTPNGKIDLKKLQALSNKEIRKKEFAAPRDEMEGQLTEIWGNFLKVSQIDINDNFFEIGGNSIKVFQILPIINSKLKTDLQILSFFQYPTIRQMAKYLKKETDLNKVYVEELDEGESLDDMIDFMQEL
- a CDS encoding type I polyketide synthase, yielding MKRNVSKRDIAIIGISGKFPKSTNIHEFWNNLMEEKELSHFYSDNELTELGVSGRMIKMENYIKVDAFIDDTGDFDFAFFGYTPDEAKIMNPQTRLFHQHVWSAIEDAGCNINNYNKKIGVYAGANNDINWSVYSAMNPHKNVDAFYQSKLSNPNYMSSLVAYNLNLRGPCYFSDTACSTSLTASHMACRSLLMNECSMAIAGGVKLFSTKSRGYIHHDGTIMSKDGSCRAFDIDSSGIIGGEGVGVVVMKRLNEAIEDGDNIYAVIKGSAINNDGNRKAGYTMPSVEGQVECIKMAHRIANITADSVTYIEAHGTGTAIGDPIEVEALNKAFNNNLNKNCAIGSVKTNMGHLDEAAGIAGLIKTTMALHKKELPANIHFKKPNPLINFSEGPFYVNNKSKKWQNELDTPLRAGINSFGVGGTNVHMVLEEAPVLESSNLNMKSHSLLYFSAKSDEALERYRNNLLDFLKKSDTVNFADFIYTLQTGRKHLDYRGFIVCKDRNEAIDKLFNEDLVKDKLENDKQIVFMFSGQGSQYLSMGKQLYEEEPTFRNIMDKGFDFLLEHSKEDYRKILFGNSEEDKNKINNTKYTQPLLFLFEYALAKQLMAYGIKPEYMIGHSLGEYAAACISNVFTFEEGLRLISRRADLMSKVPHGSMLSIHQSYDTFDHDILKQTSVAAINSSSSFVVSGTKEIIESHKKKLDKKNITSIILKTSHAFHSEMMNEIVDEYLNELNLVNFSKPSIPFISNVTGNLIEVNEVTSPKYWIKHLLQTVEFHKGINNLLKLNKFVFIEIGPGNTLATLCRQSAKNLKQNHVIVNSVRHIKKNVNDYEHLLSTFGILWNNGIEINWEIYYGNIKRRKLSIPTYPFESYSFPFKVDPYNALNGKGHLITEHKREVSEWFYLPGWKQTFLQETKPLTVKKENYIMFSNADDFSHLLKEKLIKEGKNVIEVIQGNHFKINDSSQIEINTNISEDYDLLEEHLRTTKFEIDVLLYNWSIASNTFINEKNHYDKDIFDSSANVKNILIIVKTLNIVDSETRKKIVYFSSNELNIVNTYNLSTETAASYSLLNVLAQENTNVFSSFIDFDETSVNDNLISSVYKEIIHNESDTKVSYRNNKRWSTSYNNISIENIDELDTNLLSELNVLITGGLGYVGFILAEYLMKTYNATILLTGRKSLSNVSAEALKRLHTLETYGSVAYSKCDVSDFDLLSKEIDQWQNEHGNITGIIHAAGNTDITSYKTIYKTDKASFNNQFDSKGKGILNLYEIFKEQDMKFVRAISSLSTILGGLTYGAYSAANHFMDTFILSRANDLKNWMTINFDGIVSTDDRYINGEELVSVFEKSLFMNVNQILISVRDFDSAIEEINKSIKEENNNDEFKIERPKLSIGYAEAITETEKVLAKMWEGLFGIDSIGINDDFFELGGDSLKGIRTLQSIEKKFDVSLSVQELFTNSTVFKIAKLIDQKKWLSEESTGMNELSI